One stretch of Deltaproteobacteria bacterium DNA includes these proteins:
- a CDS encoding efflux RND transporter periplasmic adaptor subunit, with translation MKNRKLLIAIIGILVLLVIVVIRIKSTKKNQVKTTVTTLVTVAHPRKVTLKKVIILTGSIMAFRQASIFARVGGYLEKLPVDIGDSVKKGQVLAVINYQDLQDQYQQANASFEYASIQYERAKKLIKKQLIAQNDLDMAKTNFDVTEAAKNLAALNLSYAVIRAPFSGYIASRYVDPGTLIPGSTQMVPANPLLVLVDINTVKIMINIPEHSVAEVHTGMPVTTVTDAYPDKIFNGRITRIAPALDPVTRTMAAEVDIANPRHILKPGMFSKVNIVYEMHKNILAVPVSCVLKTNDHKSIYVVSQGIAKLVSIEEGIESGGMVEVKNGVSISAEIVVQGEDTIHDGQKVEVQQEQAWKGVM, from the coding sequence ATGAAGAATAGAAAACTGTTGATTGCAATAATAGGCATTCTGGTGCTGCTGGTGATAGTTGTTATCAGAATAAAGAGCACGAAGAAAAACCAGGTTAAAACCACAGTAACGACTCTGGTAACGGTCGCACATCCACGGAAGGTGACCTTAAAAAAGGTTATAATACTCACAGGCAGTATTATGGCGTTCCGGCAGGCGAGCATCTTTGCACGCGTCGGCGGGTACCTTGAAAAGCTCCCGGTGGATATAGGAGACAGCGTTAAAAAGGGCCAAGTTCTCGCCGTTATAAACTATCAGGATCTGCAGGATCAGTATCAACAGGCAAACGCAAGCTTTGAGTACGCAAGCATTCAGTATGAACGGGCCAAGAAGCTCATCAAAAAACAACTCATTGCACAAAACGATCTTGATATGGCAAAAACAAACTTTGATGTCACAGAGGCGGCAAAAAACCTCGCGGCACTCAATTTGAGCTACGCTGTCATCCGCGCACCGTTCAGCGGTTATATTGCATCCAGGTATGTCGATCCCGGAACGCTCATACCGGGTTCAACACAGATGGTCCCTGCAAACCCGCTGCTTGTACTTGTCGACATAAACACGGTAAAGATCATGATCAATATCCCGGAACATAGTGTAGCGGAAGTCCATACGGGCATGCCTGTGACAACTGTAACGGATGCTTATCCCGACAAGATATTCAACGGCAGAATAACCCGTATTGCCCCTGCCCTTGACCCTGTAACAAGAACAATGGCTGCAGAGGTTGACATAGCAAACCCCCGGCATATTCTTAAACCTGGCATGTTTTCAAAGGTCAATATAGTTTACGAGATGCATAAAAACATACTTGCCGTGCCTGTTTCATGTGTCTTAAAAACGAATGACCATAAAAGCATTTATGTTGTTTCTCAGGGTATTGCAAAACTCGTTTCTATTGAGGAGGGCATAGAATCCGGCGGCATGGTTGAAGTTAAGAACGGGGTAAGCATATCCGCTGAGATTGTCGTCCAGGGAGAGGATACCATACATGACGGCCAGAAGGTAGAGGTACAACAAGAACAAGCATGGAAAGGTGTAATGTAA
- a CDS encoding M23 family metallopeptidase, whose amino-acid sequence MNNFIAFILFTALQFQPVKMAVTPKLLHPGSPMILNIYGLNPDTLYRIRFGKESLNITDSTNTAVFLGVDLAHPAGENHIYLYAGGITSPVASDSVTIQSYAYPTQYLKLPQRMVNLKPDELKRALREQAELDRIFENDRTKKLWKGRFIIPVRGIITTIFGVKRFLNGEPRSPHTGIDIAAKKGTPVVAANNGLVCFRGNTFFGGNSILINHGQGIYSMYFHLEKYAVKNKEPVKKGQVIGYLGDTGRTTGSDLHFGLRILNSRIDPELLFKLNPFK is encoded by the coding sequence ATGAATAATTTTATCGCATTTATACTCTTTACTGCTTTGCAGTTTCAACCGGTAAAAATGGCTGTTACCCCGAAGTTATTGCACCCGGGGAGTCCCATGATCCTCAATATTTATGGTTTGAACCCTGATACGCTATACAGGATTAGATTTGGTAAGGAATCACTTAATATAACAGACAGCACCAATACGGCCGTATTCCTCGGCGTTGACCTTGCTCATCCGGCAGGAGAAAACCATATTTATCTTTATGCCGGAGGGATCACATCTCCGGTAGCATCAGATTCCGTAACAATCCAATCCTATGCTTACCCGACACAGTACTTAAAACTTCCGCAGCGGATGGTGAATCTTAAACCGGATGAATTAAAAAGGGCCTTAAGAGAGCAGGCAGAGTTAGACCGTATATTTGAAAACGACAGGACGAAAAAATTATGGAAAGGCAGATTCATAATACCGGTTAGAGGGATCATAACAACGATATTCGGGGTTAAAAGATTCCTTAATGGAGAACCTCGTTCACCGCACACCGGCATTGATATCGCCGCAAAAAAAGGCACACCGGTTGTTGCTGCAAATAACGGGCTGGTCTGTTTTAGAGGCAACACATTCTTCGGCGGCAATAGTATTTTAATAAATCACGGTCAGGGTATTTATTCAATGTATTTTCATCTTGAAAAATATGCCGTAAAGAATAAAGAGCCGGTTAAAAAAGGCCAGGTAATAGGCTATCTCGGAGACACAGGAAGAACAACAGGTTCTGACTTACATTTTGGCTTAAGAATACTTAACAGCCGCATAGACCCGGAGCTATTATTCAAGCTCAATCCTTTTAAGTGA